Proteins found in one Vespula pensylvanica isolate Volc-1 chromosome 10, ASM1446617v1, whole genome shotgun sequence genomic segment:
- the LOC122632263 gene encoding rho GTPase-activating protein 100F-like isoform X5, whose product MQWRKHVRIKYGGRVGVGQGQQDRDQVQLQVRVVQLQRERGARLSYVCHQPQLSSTARRDCSAAAMLCCGRRKEGRGEVTDISASPGRQAPTNQLRPKEPPSLVIQGDFRKISGISSDIFKQIETVENDHDASTAAALEAVERRGDMVVRVIEPRQMGRQVSEAAKKFIAMQDPKHPIHLVEIIKRPGQTLGLYIREGNGVDRNDGVFISRIALETAVYNSGCLKVGDEILAVNLVDVTHMSLDDVVIIMSIPRRLILSTRHGPHQAVSHSRQTEHKAPPVVVIKRELNEDESDHATSNHVRDSSRRRGDGREMLPSRSQLGLTGLGSSQDLGSSNGDLYYNSRPEGHWSYQPPPPPVITHQPKPATAQHFQPYERGYPKTLESLAEKDFTKVHSFYTGPVMPSNDGRRMSTGGGMQSVAGRLSGQSQSSHYGYSQHTGSGRIIPRSGSDQHLPRVDYTSITMPARHTLLRSSLKSGTSALRYNTRYGTQADTPSITPRRNPVGTLTRRHRPSLDYASDTEATCSSSPKSAYYYYRHNMNNPPSSSAVSHLATLSRSQIGQGMAGLRSNSLPRSGRTLPQQPGIRSGLSTVASGLIDQEDSDGALSAPELPSIRRDRGRIPSSPSVFTSDEYRAWLSRTPSTSALYEQIRATTNRPPRYTYSAENIHAAASQGDYGSYGTYRPLSSTLDRLSTRSASAQQVNLANLRASTAISSTCHRGTGNPRPASVATSARSSLASQKPSLGSSASQRATSVRRIRNLLDLESTRSIPTPTPTRTQDQRLLDINPAEFLKYKIEKPPTVGTPSSTSSLLSSLGETSGGDLAGGVSGLLWVHLLAGRGLRSTTTSSAATTPSTPSGQPNLASCGLRDLYCVLECDRVHKARTVVRTGDLMFDWDETFELDLVGNRQLDLLVYSWDPQYRHKLCYKGSVHLATLLKEAAVHQLAVKVEPRGTIYLRLRYTDAQQTFRRRGLPVISLATRVAPLFGVDLDTVVSRESKTGGVPGGVSTALAMGVPNVPIIVWRCVEEVERRGLDIIGLYRLCGSATKKRILREAFERNARSVNLSPDNVPDINVITGVLKDYLRELPEPLFTKCLYQMMVDALAVCLPDDPQGNAKLMFSILDCLPKVNRCTLIYLLDHLAMVVSQCNKMSPASLAVCFGPVLMLHSEEGGPPLDFQQPIAVLKYLLEIWPIKSVRKTSSVGSALPRVTPAIEHSNNQQQVEQQHHHQQQQQQQQQQQQVQQQVQQQVQGTLGRTGLLWQQPPSLHRPPQTTAAEALAPSIRPPPPPPIKPRQSKRKLPALPNR is encoded by the exons GAGGGCCGGGGGGAAGTGACAGACATAAGCGCAAGTCCTGGGAGGCAAGCTCCTACCAACCAGTTGCGCCCCAAGGAACCACCATCTTTGGTCATCCAGGGAGACTTCCGAAAA ATAAGCGGGATCAGTTCGGACATCTTCAAGCAGATCGAAACGGTCGAGAACGATCATGACGCCTCGACGGCAGCGGCCCTCGAAGCTGTTGAACGAAGGGGTGACATGGTCGTTCGCGTCATCGAGCCCCGACAAATGGGCAGACAAGTGTCCGAAGCGGCAAAGAAATTTATCGCGATGCAG GATCCTAAACACCCCATCCACCTTGTTGAGATAATTAAAAGGCCGGGACAGACGCTTGGCTTATATATACGCGAAGGTAATGGCGTGGACAGAAACGACGGCGTCTTCATCTCAAGGATAGCATTGGAGACAGCCGTCTATAACAGCGGCTGCTTGAAG GTAGGCGACGAGATCCTCGCGGTAAATTTAGTGGACGTGACGCACATGAGCCTGGACGATGTCGTTATCATTATGTCGATACCAAGGAGGCTCATTCTCTCGACCCGACACGGTCCCCATCAAGCTGTCTCTCATAGTCGTCAGACCGAGCACAAAGCACCACCGGTCGTAGTGATCAAGAGGGAACTGAACGAAGACGAGAGCGACCACGCTACGAGCAATCATGTCAG GGATAGCAGTCGCAGACGAGGCGACGGACGGGAGATGTTACCCTCCCGATCGCAACTAGGCCTTACGGGTTTGGGATCGAGTCAAGATTTGGGTTCCAGTAACGGCGATCTTTATTACAATTCGAGACCGGAAGGACATTGGTCTTATCAACCGCCACCACCGCCGGTTATCACCCATCAACCGAAACCTGCCACCGCACAACATTTTCAACCTTACGAGCGTGGATATCCGAAGACTTTGGAGAGTCTGGCCGAGAAA GATTTTACGAAG GTACACTCCTTCTATACCGGGCCAGTGATGCCCTCGAACGATGGACGTCGAATGTCCACCGGTGGCGGAATGCAATCGGTCGCAGGAAGATTGTCAGGGCAGAGCCAGTCCTCTCATTACGGTTACTCTCAGCATACCGGAAGTGGAAGGATCATTCCAAGAAGCGGTTCGGATCAACATCTACCGCGCGTCGATTACACGAGCATAACGATGCCGGCTCGTCACACTCTTCTAAGATCGAGCTTAAAATCTG GAACGTCGGCATTGCGATACAACACCAGATACGGGACCCAAGCCGACACGCCATCGATCACACCAAGACGAAATCCGGTTGGTACTTTGACTAGGAGACACAGACCATCCTTGGATTATGCTTCCGATACCGAGGCCACGTGTTCGAGTTCACCGAAATCTGCCTACTACTATTACAGACACAATATGAATAATCCACCATCGAGCAGTGCCGTCTCACACCTTGCCACCCTATCGAGATCGCAAATTGGTCAGGGTATGGCgg GATTGAGATCGAACTCTTTGCCCCGAAGTGGTAGAACGTTGCCGCAACAGCCAGGCATCAGGTCGGGTCTCAGTACGGTGGCATCGGGATTGATCGATCAGGAAGACAGCGACGGTGCTTTGTCGGCCCCGGAATTGCCTTCGATTAGACGGGATAGGG GTAGGATACCGTCGTCGCCTAGCGTATTCACTTCCGACGAATATCGAGCGTGGTTGAGCAGAACGCCTAGCACGAGCGCACTGTACGAGCAGATCAGGGCCACCACGAACCGACCACCGCGTTATACCTATAGCGCTGAAAATATTCACGCGGCGGCCAGTCAA GGCGATTATGGTAGTTACGGGACATACAGACCACTCTCTAGTACGTTGGATCGGCTCTCAACGAGATCTGCCTCGGCACAACAAGTTAATTTGGCGAATTTAAGAGCGTCGACGGCTATTAGTTCGACGTGTCATCGGGGTACAGGCAATCCTAGGCCGGCATCGGTGGCTACAAGCGCACGTTCCTCCTTGGCAAGTCAAAAACCGTCGTTAGGAAGCTCAGCGAGTCAAAGGGCGACGTCAGTTAGAAGAATTAGAAACTTATTAGACCTCGAATCTACGAGAAGTATACCGACCCCCACACCTACCAGAACTCAGGATCAAAGACTGCTAGATATTAATCCTGCAG AGTTCCTCAAGTATAAGATAGAAAAGCCACCGACAGTGGGTACTCCGAGTTCGACCAGTTCCCTCTTGAGTTCGCTCGGGGAGACCAGCGGTGGTGATCTGGCAGGTGGGGTCAGTGGATTGCTCTGGGTACACCTGTTAGCGGGTCGCGGCCTTCGTTCGACTACAACCTCCTCGGCAGCAACTACGCCCTCAACGCCATCGGGTCAGCCTAATTTAG CTAGTTGTGGCCTGAGAGACTTATATTGCGTACTGGAGTGTGACAGAGTGCACAAAGCACGGACCGTCGTGCGAACGGGCGATTTGATGTTCGATTGGGACGAAACCTTCGAGCTGGATCTCGTAGGAAATCGGCAGCTGGATCTGCTCGTGTATTCTTGGGACCCACAATATCGGCACAAACTCTGTTATAAAGGATCGGTACACTTGGCGACTTTGCTCAAGGAAGCGGCGGTGCATCAGTTGGCGGTTAAAGTCGAACCTCGAGGTACAATCTATTTAAGACTGCGATATACCGACGCCCAGCAGACTTTTAGACGCAGGGGATTACCAGTTATATCCCTCGCTACCAGAGTAGCGCCTTTGTTCGGAGTTGATCTCGATACCGTT GTTAGTCGAGAGTCAAAGACTGGAGGAGTTCCCGGTGGTGTTTCCACGGCACTAGCAATGGGAGTTCCAAACGTACCGATAATAGTTTGGCGATGCGTCGAGGAGGTTGAAAGGAGAGGCTTGGATATTATAG gcTTGTATAGACTTTGTGGCTCGGCAACTAAAAAGAGGATATTAAGAGAAGCTTTTGAACGAAACGCACGATCGGTCAATCTGTCGCCCGACAATGTACCAGACATAAACGTTATCACGG GCGTACTGAAAGATTATTTACGTGAACTTCCGGAACCCCTCTTTACTAAATGTCTCTATCAAATGATGGTCGATGCGCTAGCCGTTTGTTTGCCCGACGACCCACAAGGCAACGCTAAACTTATGTTCAGTATATTGGATTGTTTACCTAAAGTTAACAGA TGTACGTTGATTTACTTATTGGACCACTTGGCAATGGTCGTTTCTCAATGCAACAAAATGTCACCAGCGAGTTTGGCCGTTTGTTTTGGACCAGTACTCATGTTACATTCGGAAGAAGGTGGTCCTCCGTTGGATTTCCAACAGCCGATCGCTgtattgaaatatcttttggAAATATGGCCAATTAAGTCAG TTCGGAAGACTTCTTCAGTCGGTTCAGCGCTTCCTCGAGTTACGCCAGCAATCGAGCACAGCAACAATCAGCAGCAAGTGGAGCAGcagcatcatcatcaacagcaacagcagcagcagcagcagcagcagcaggttCAGCAACAGGTACAACAACAGGTACAGGGAACATTGGGACGAACAGGGCTGCTTTGGCAGCAGCCACCCTCACTTCATCGTCCACCCCAAACTACAGCAGCCGAAGCCCTCGCACCCTCCATTCGTCCGCCTCCGCCGCCGCCAATCAAGCCTCGACAG AGCAAGCGCAAATTGCCGGCTCTACCAAACCGCTAA
- the LOC122632263 gene encoding rho GTPase-activating protein 100F-like isoform X6, whose product MQWRKHVRIKYGGRVGVGQGQQDRDQVQLQVRVVQLQRERGARLSYVCHQPQLSSTARRDCSAAAMLCCGRRKEGRGEVTDISASPGRQAPTNQLRPKEPPSLVIQGDFRKISGISSDIFKQIETVENDHDASTAAALEAVERRGDMVVRVIEPRQMGRQVSEAAKKFIAMQDPKHPIHLVEIIKRPGQTLGLYIREGNGVDRNDGVFISRIALETAVYNSGCLKVGDEILAVNLVDVTHMSLDDVVIIMSIPRRLILSTRHGPHQAVSHSRQTEHKAPPVVVIKRELNEDESDHATSNHVRDSSRRRGDGREMLPSRSQLGLTGLGSSQDLGSSNGDLYYNSRPEGHWSYQPPPPPVITHQPKPATAQHFQPYERGYPKTLESLAEKDFTKVHSFYTGPVMPSNDGRRMSTGGGMQSVAGRLSGQSQSSHYGYSQHTGSGRIIPRSGSDQHLPRVDYTSITMPARHTLLRSSLKSGTSALRYNTRYGTQADTPSITPRRNPVGTLTRRHRPSLDYASDTEATCSSSPKSAYYYYRHNMNNPPSSSAVSHLATLSRSQIGQGMAGLRSNSLPRSGRTLPQQPGIRSGLSTVASGLIDQEDSDGALSAPELPSIRRDRGRIPSSPSVFTSDEYRAWLSRTPSTSALYEQIRATTNRPPRYTYSAENIHAAASQGDYGSYGTYRPLSSTLDRLSTRSASAQQVNLANLRASTAISSTCHRGTGNPRPASVATSARSSLASQKPSLGSSASQRATSVRRIRNLLDLESTRSIPTPTPTRTQDQRLLDINPAEFLKYKIEKPPTVGTPSSTSSLLSSLGETSGGDLAGGVSGLLWVHLLAGRGLRSTTTSSAATTPSTPSGQPNLASCGLRDLYCVLECDRVHKARTVVRTGDLMFDWDETFELDLVGNRQLDLLVYSWDPQYRHKLCYKGSVHLATLLKEAAVHQLAVKVEPRGTIYLRLRYTDAQQTFRRRGLPVISLATRVAPLFGVDLDTVVSRESKTGGVPGGVSTALAMGVPNVPIIVWRCVEEVERRGLDIIGLYRLCGSATKKRILREAFERNARSVNLSPDNVPDINVITGVLKDYLRELPEPLFTKCLYQMMVDALAVCLPDDPQGNAKLMFSILDCLPKVNRCTLIYLLDHLAMVVSQCNKMSPASLAVCFGPVLMLHSEEGGPPLDFQQPIAVLKYLLEIWPIKSDSSEDFFSRFSASSSYASNRAQQQSAASGAAASSSTATAAAAAAAAGSATGTTTGTGNIGTNRAALAAATLTSSSTPNYSSRSPRTLHSSASAAANQASTGDSLVSRFT is encoded by the exons GAGGGCCGGGGGGAAGTGACAGACATAAGCGCAAGTCCTGGGAGGCAAGCTCCTACCAACCAGTTGCGCCCCAAGGAACCACCATCTTTGGTCATCCAGGGAGACTTCCGAAAA ATAAGCGGGATCAGTTCGGACATCTTCAAGCAGATCGAAACGGTCGAGAACGATCATGACGCCTCGACGGCAGCGGCCCTCGAAGCTGTTGAACGAAGGGGTGACATGGTCGTTCGCGTCATCGAGCCCCGACAAATGGGCAGACAAGTGTCCGAAGCGGCAAAGAAATTTATCGCGATGCAG GATCCTAAACACCCCATCCACCTTGTTGAGATAATTAAAAGGCCGGGACAGACGCTTGGCTTATATATACGCGAAGGTAATGGCGTGGACAGAAACGACGGCGTCTTCATCTCAAGGATAGCATTGGAGACAGCCGTCTATAACAGCGGCTGCTTGAAG GTAGGCGACGAGATCCTCGCGGTAAATTTAGTGGACGTGACGCACATGAGCCTGGACGATGTCGTTATCATTATGTCGATACCAAGGAGGCTCATTCTCTCGACCCGACACGGTCCCCATCAAGCTGTCTCTCATAGTCGTCAGACCGAGCACAAAGCACCACCGGTCGTAGTGATCAAGAGGGAACTGAACGAAGACGAGAGCGACCACGCTACGAGCAATCATGTCAG GGATAGCAGTCGCAGACGAGGCGACGGACGGGAGATGTTACCCTCCCGATCGCAACTAGGCCTTACGGGTTTGGGATCGAGTCAAGATTTGGGTTCCAGTAACGGCGATCTTTATTACAATTCGAGACCGGAAGGACATTGGTCTTATCAACCGCCACCACCGCCGGTTATCACCCATCAACCGAAACCTGCCACCGCACAACATTTTCAACCTTACGAGCGTGGATATCCGAAGACTTTGGAGAGTCTGGCCGAGAAA GATTTTACGAAG GTACACTCCTTCTATACCGGGCCAGTGATGCCCTCGAACGATGGACGTCGAATGTCCACCGGTGGCGGAATGCAATCGGTCGCAGGAAGATTGTCAGGGCAGAGCCAGTCCTCTCATTACGGTTACTCTCAGCATACCGGAAGTGGAAGGATCATTCCAAGAAGCGGTTCGGATCAACATCTACCGCGCGTCGATTACACGAGCATAACGATGCCGGCTCGTCACACTCTTCTAAGATCGAGCTTAAAATCTG GAACGTCGGCATTGCGATACAACACCAGATACGGGACCCAAGCCGACACGCCATCGATCACACCAAGACGAAATCCGGTTGGTACTTTGACTAGGAGACACAGACCATCCTTGGATTATGCTTCCGATACCGAGGCCACGTGTTCGAGTTCACCGAAATCTGCCTACTACTATTACAGACACAATATGAATAATCCACCATCGAGCAGTGCCGTCTCACACCTTGCCACCCTATCGAGATCGCAAATTGGTCAGGGTATGGCgg GATTGAGATCGAACTCTTTGCCCCGAAGTGGTAGAACGTTGCCGCAACAGCCAGGCATCAGGTCGGGTCTCAGTACGGTGGCATCGGGATTGATCGATCAGGAAGACAGCGACGGTGCTTTGTCGGCCCCGGAATTGCCTTCGATTAGACGGGATAGGG GTAGGATACCGTCGTCGCCTAGCGTATTCACTTCCGACGAATATCGAGCGTGGTTGAGCAGAACGCCTAGCACGAGCGCACTGTACGAGCAGATCAGGGCCACCACGAACCGACCACCGCGTTATACCTATAGCGCTGAAAATATTCACGCGGCGGCCAGTCAA GGCGATTATGGTAGTTACGGGACATACAGACCACTCTCTAGTACGTTGGATCGGCTCTCAACGAGATCTGCCTCGGCACAACAAGTTAATTTGGCGAATTTAAGAGCGTCGACGGCTATTAGTTCGACGTGTCATCGGGGTACAGGCAATCCTAGGCCGGCATCGGTGGCTACAAGCGCACGTTCCTCCTTGGCAAGTCAAAAACCGTCGTTAGGAAGCTCAGCGAGTCAAAGGGCGACGTCAGTTAGAAGAATTAGAAACTTATTAGACCTCGAATCTACGAGAAGTATACCGACCCCCACACCTACCAGAACTCAGGATCAAAGACTGCTAGATATTAATCCTGCAG AGTTCCTCAAGTATAAGATAGAAAAGCCACCGACAGTGGGTACTCCGAGTTCGACCAGTTCCCTCTTGAGTTCGCTCGGGGAGACCAGCGGTGGTGATCTGGCAGGTGGGGTCAGTGGATTGCTCTGGGTACACCTGTTAGCGGGTCGCGGCCTTCGTTCGACTACAACCTCCTCGGCAGCAACTACGCCCTCAACGCCATCGGGTCAGCCTAATTTAG CTAGTTGTGGCCTGAGAGACTTATATTGCGTACTGGAGTGTGACAGAGTGCACAAAGCACGGACCGTCGTGCGAACGGGCGATTTGATGTTCGATTGGGACGAAACCTTCGAGCTGGATCTCGTAGGAAATCGGCAGCTGGATCTGCTCGTGTATTCTTGGGACCCACAATATCGGCACAAACTCTGTTATAAAGGATCGGTACACTTGGCGACTTTGCTCAAGGAAGCGGCGGTGCATCAGTTGGCGGTTAAAGTCGAACCTCGAGGTACAATCTATTTAAGACTGCGATATACCGACGCCCAGCAGACTTTTAGACGCAGGGGATTACCAGTTATATCCCTCGCTACCAGAGTAGCGCCTTTGTTCGGAGTTGATCTCGATACCGTT GTTAGTCGAGAGTCAAAGACTGGAGGAGTTCCCGGTGGTGTTTCCACGGCACTAGCAATGGGAGTTCCAAACGTACCGATAATAGTTTGGCGATGCGTCGAGGAGGTTGAAAGGAGAGGCTTGGATATTATAG gcTTGTATAGACTTTGTGGCTCGGCAACTAAAAAGAGGATATTAAGAGAAGCTTTTGAACGAAACGCACGATCGGTCAATCTGTCGCCCGACAATGTACCAGACATAAACGTTATCACGG GCGTACTGAAAGATTATTTACGTGAACTTCCGGAACCCCTCTTTACTAAATGTCTCTATCAAATGATGGTCGATGCGCTAGCCGTTTGTTTGCCCGACGACCCACAAGGCAACGCTAAACTTATGTTCAGTATATTGGATTGTTTACCTAAAGTTAACAGA TGTACGTTGATTTACTTATTGGACCACTTGGCAATGGTCGTTTCTCAATGCAACAAAATGTCACCAGCGAGTTTGGCCGTTTGTTTTGGACCAGTACTCATGTTACATTCGGAAGAAGGTGGTCCTCCGTTGGATTTCCAACAGCCGATCGCTgtattgaaatatcttttggAAATATGGCCAATTAAGTCAG ACAGTTCGGAAGACTTCTTCAGTCGGTTCAGCGCTTCCTCGAGTTACGCCAGCAATCGAGCACAGCAACAATCAGCAGCAAGTGGAGCAGcagcatcatcatcaacagcaacagcagcagcagcagcagcagcagcaggttCAGCAACAGGTACAACAACAGGTACAGGGAACATTGGGACGAACAGGGCTGCTTTGGCAGCAGCCACCCTCACTTCATCGTCCACCCCAAACTACAGCAGCCGAAGCCCTCGCACCCTCCATTCGTCCGCCTCCGCCGCCGCCAATCAAGCCTCGACAG GTGATAGTCTCGTCTCCCGGTTCACCTAG